A portion of the Ascochyta rabiei chromosome 13, complete sequence genome contains these proteins:
- a CDS encoding COP9 signalosome catalytic subunit rri1, producing MGTALKTWELENAVQLVDPTKDALYSYSVPAQKALDNAHPWRTDPHYFTSVRISAVALLKMVMHARSGGSLEVMGLMMGKIEAHTFVVTDAFRLPVEGTETRVNAQDEANEYMVEFLQRARDQGQLDNAVGWYHSHPGYGCWLSGIDVNTQKTQQQFSDPFCAIVIDPDRTVSAGKVEIGGFRTFPDSYVQDKEKGATMKNGAGAVESDGFQTIPLGKIEDFGAHANHYYPLQVSHYKSTLDAKLLEALWNKYWVQTLSASPLMTNREYGTKQISDLARKTQQECGNKRFKGSAAAFPGSESRKDALPKLGAAGSKIAREEEMGLLAAKVKDQVFNFHSGGRPPATESQEVEMEMKS from the exons ATGGGGACCGCACTGAAAACCTGGG AGCTCGAGAACGCCGTGCAGCTGGTCGACCCCACCAAAGATGCCCTCTACTCGTACTCTGTCCCCGCCCAGAAGGCCCTGGACAACGCACATCCATGGCGCACCGATCCGCACTACTTCACCTCGGTCCGCATCTCCGCCGTGGCGCTGCTGAAGATGGTCATGCACGCCCGCTCCGGCGGCTCTCTCGAAGTCATGGGCCTGATGATGGGCAAGATTGAAGCACACACGTTCGTCGTGACCGACGCGTTCCGCCTCCCCGTCGAGGGCACCGAGACACGGGTCAACGCCCAGGACGAGGCAAACGAGTACATGGTCGAGTTCCTGCAGCGAGCGCGCGACCAAGGCCAGCTCGACAACGCCGTGGGCTGGTACCACAGCCATCCCGGCTACGGCTGCTGGCTCTCCGGCATCGACGTCAACACCCAGAAGACGCAACAGCAGTTCTCCGACCCCTTCTGCGCCATCGTCATCGACCCGGACCGCACCGTGTCCGCGGGCAAGGTCGAGATTGGCGGCTTCCGCACATTCCCAGACAGCTACGTGCAAGACAAAGAGAAGGGTGCGACGATGAAGAACGGCGCTGGCGCCGTCGAGAGCGACGGCTTCCAGACGATCCCCCTCGGCAAGATTGAGGACTTTGGCGCCCACGCAAACCACTACTACCCGCTCCAAGTCTCGCACTACAAATCCACGCTCGACGCAAAGCTGCTTGAGGCGCTGTGGAACAAGTACTGGGTGCAGACGCTCTCCGCCTCGCCGCTGATGACGAACCGCGAGTACGGCACGAAGCAGATCAGCGATCTCGCGCGCAAGACACAGCAGGAGTGCGGCAACAAGCGCTTCAAGGGCAGCGCGGCCGCCTTCCCGGGGAGCGAGAGCCGCAAAGACGCCCTGCCGAAGCTGGGCGCAGCGGGGAGCAAGATTGCGCGCGAGGAGGAAATGGGACTGCTGGCTGCCAAGGTCAAGGACCAGGTGTTCAACTTCCACAGCGGCGGTCGGCCGCCCGCGACGGAGAGCCAGGAggtggagatggagatgaAGAGCTGA
- a CDS encoding DnaJ-like protein xdj1 translates to MVLGISNSASKVEIKKAYHKAALAHHPDKVAVEEREEAEVRFKSAKQAYEILSDDDKRHLYDTHGMSAFDPARGGGEQPDMDDILAQMFGGMGGMPPGMGGFGGGGFGGMPGGPGGRNVPKKGRSVEQAYEVTLEELYKGKTTKFSNTKNIVCNQCEGSGGKKGSKSHDCGVCSGRGAKQVLRQVGPGLVTQETVACGNCQGSGQIIPEKQRCKKCKGKKVVESKNVLELYIPRGARQGERIVLQGEADQLPDQEPGDIIFTLDEAEHETFERAGADLRAVLKISLVEALTGFNRVVLTHLDGRGIQLNVQQPNGKVLRPGQVLKVPGEGMPMKRSDAKGDLFLQVDIEFPEDGWLKNDAALQKVRDALPAATISNEKHEEVEEVEVEYEADMEDFGAGSGDPRAGGAEWEDDEEEAGPQCATQ, encoded by the exons ATG GTCCTCGGCATCAGCAACAGCGCCAGCAAAGTAGAGATCAAGAAGGCATACCACAAG GCTGCACTAGCACACCACCCCGACAAGGTCGCCGTCGAAGAGCGCGAGGAAGCAGAGGTCCGCTTCAAGTCCGCCAAGCAGGCCTACGAGATCCTCTCCGACGATGACAAGCGCCACCTCTACGACACCCACGGCATGTCCGCCTTCGACCCCGCCCGTGGCGGCGGCGAGCAGCCAGACATGGACGACATCCTCGCCCAGATGTTCGGCGGCATGGGCGGGATGCCGCCTGGCATGGGTGgcttcggcggcggcggcttcGGCGGCATGCCTGGTGGCCCTGGCGGGAGAAACGTGCCCAAGAAGGGCCGCAGCGTAGAGCAAGCGTACGAGGTCACGCTCGAGGAGCTGTACAAGGGCAAGACAACCAAGTTCTCCAACACCAAGAACATTGTTTGCAACCAGTGCGAGGGCTCAGGTGGAAAGAAGGGCTCCAAGAGCCATGACTGCGGAGTCTGCAGTGGGCGCG GCGCGAAGCAGGTCCTCCGCCAGGTCGGTCCTGGCCTCGTGACCCAAGAGACCGTAGCCTGCGGCAACTGCCAGGGCTCCGGCCAGATCATCCCCGAGAAGCAGCGTTGCAAGAAGTGCAAGGGCAAGAAAGTCGTCGAATCGAAGAACGTCCTCGAGCTGTACATCCCCCGCGGCGCACGGCAAGGCGAGCGCATCGTACTCCAAGGCGAAGCCGACCAACTTCCCGACCAGGAGCCTGGCGACATCATCTTCACCCTGGACGAGGCCGAGCACGAGACATTTGAGCGCGCCGGCGCCGATCTGCGTGCCGTGCTGAAGATCTCGCTCGTGGAGGCTCTGACCGGTTTCAACAGAGTAGTCTTGACACATCTGGACGGCAGGGGCATCCAGCTCAACGTTCAGCAACCGAACGGCAAGGTCCTGCGACCGGGCCAGGTCTTGAAGGTTCCTGGCGAGGGTATGCCGATGAAGCGCAGTGACGCAAAGGGCGATTTGTTCCTCCAGGTTGATATTGAATTCCCCGAGGATGGCTGGCTGAAGAACGACGCAGCGCTCCAGAAGGTCAGGGACGCGCTTCCGGCAGCGACAATTTCCAACGAGAAGCATGAGGAGGTCGAAGAGGTGGAAGTCGAGTACGAGGCCGACATGGAGGACTTCGGTGCCGGATCGGGAGACCCACGGGCAGGCGGTGCTGAGTGGGAAGATGACGAAGAGGAGGCTGGCCCACAATGCGCGACACAGTAA
- a CDS encoding Glutamate--tRNA ligase translates to MSFSSFSSFSSSSLLRPQLPAYAGRACRACRASRRPLSSKTAREQKSNAALPSRPARTRFAPSPTGYLHLGSLRTALFNYLLAKSTGGQFLLRIEDTDQKRTVADAEQRLLQDLRWAGLQWDEGPEVGGPCGPYRQSERSAIYRAHAQQLLDSGHAYRCFCSSERLNALAEHRHKLGLATDYDRACESVPRDESDERAHRHEPHVVRLKVPDQYPTYKDLIYGTFKPLRRRGHVTESSYEDPILLKSDGLPTYHLANVVDDHLMNITHVVRGSEWMPSTPKHIAMYSAFGWTPPAFAHVGLLVDENGNKLSKRNFDTDIAAFKDMEIFPETLANFAALLGWSHKERSDVMTLQDLISHFSLKFTKGNTTVTFGKLHYLQRKHAALRAQAGGQPLQDMVDNVAALLTSPDSPYDPNDWRALTGPSPDAYIEKIVHVDAENFTNANEFLYRNAFFFKPLRPAASTNLTADSPTDVVERSKLLAEIKDADWDRDNLMEKVRNMIDGRPEGKAGGKDVYHYLRLALTGQEKGIRLYDIMLILGRKETLARLGADD, encoded by the coding sequence ATGTCGTTCTCGTCGTTCTCGTCGTtctcgtcgtcttcgctgcTGCGCCCACAGCTGCCCGCGTACGCCGGCCGCGCCTGCCGCGCCTGCCGAGCCTCACGACGGCCGCTCTCGTCCAAGACAGCCAGGGAGCAGAAGAGCAATGCGGCGCTCCCGTCGAGGCCGGCGCGCACGCGGTTCGCGCCCTCGCCCACGGGATATCTGCATCTGGGCTCGCTGCGCACCGCGCTGTTCAACTACCTCCTCGCCAAGAGCACAGGCGGCCAGTTCCTGCTGCGCATCGAAGACACGGACCAGAAGCGCACCGTCGCCGACGCCGAGCAACGCCTCTTGCAGGACCTCCGCTGGGCCGGCCTGCAGTGGGACGAGGGGCCTGAGGTCGGCGGGCCGTGCGGACCGTACAGGCAGTCGGAGCGCAGCGCCATCTACCGCGCGCATGCCCAGCAGCTGCTCGACTCGGGCCATGCCTACCGCTGCTTCTGCTCCTCGGAGCGCCTCAACGCCCTGGCCGAGCACAGGCACAAGCTTGGCCTGGCCACCGACTACGACCGCGCCTGCGAGTCGGTCCCCAGGGACGAGAGCGACGAGCGCGCCCACCGCCACGAACCGCACGTCGTGCGCCTCAAGGTGCCCGACCAGTACCCCACCTACAAGGACCTGATCTACGGCACCTTCAAGCCCCTCCGCCGCCGCGGCCACGTCACCGAGTCGTCGTACGAAGACCCCATCCTGCTCAAGAGCGACGGCCTGCCCACGTACCACCTCGCCAACGTCGTCGACGACCACCTCATGAACATCACCCACGTCGTCCGCGGCAGCGAGTGGATGCCCAGCACGCCCAAGCACATCGCCATGTACTCGGCCTTTGGCTGGACACCGCCCGCCTTTGCACACGTGGGGCTGCTGGTCGACGAGAACGGCAACAAGCTGTCCAAGCGCAACTTCGACACGGACATCGCCGCCTTCAAGGACATGGAAATCTTCCCAGAGACGCTGGCCAACTTCGCCGCCCTGCTGGGCTGGAGCCACAAGGAGAGGAGCGACGTCATGACGCTGCAAGACCTCATCTCCCATTTCAGCCTCAAATTCACAAAGGGCAACACGACCGTCACCTTTGGCAAACTGCACTACCTGCAGCGCAAGCACGCCGCCCTGCGCGCCCAAGCCGGCGGACAGCCCCTGCAGGACATGGTCGACAACGTCGCCGCCCTGCTCACCAGCCCCGACTCGCCCTACGACCCCAACGACTGGCGCGCCCTCACGGGGCCCAGCCCAGACGCGTACATTGAGAAGATTGTGCACGTCGACGCCGAAAACTTCACAAACGCAAACGAGTTCCTCTACCGCAACGCCTTCTTCTTCAAGCCCCTGCGGCCCGCCGCCTCGACGAATCTCACTGCCGACAGCCCCACCGACGTGGTCGAGCGCTCGAAGCTCCTCGCCGAGATCAAAGACGCTGATTGGGATCGTGACAATCTCATGGAAAAGGTGCGCAACATGATCGACGGGCGGCCCGAGGGTAAAGCCGGCGGCAAGGACGTCTATCACTACCTCAGACTGGCGTTGACGGGGCAGGAGAAAGGGATCAGGCTGTATGATATCATGTTGATTTTGGGTCGGAAGGAGACGTTGGCGCGGTTGGGTGCTGACGATTGA